Proteins encoded in a region of the Candidatus Moanabacter tarae genome:
- the tag gene encoding DNA-3-methyladenine glycosylase 1, with amino-acid sequence MNNRSCIRCPWVDLSKPKYIEYHDREWGVPLHNDRTFFEFITLESAQAGLSWYTVLRKRENYRHAFDLFDPEKVASYSKKKIEQLMTDKGIIRNRLKINAAVNNAQRFLQVQEEFGSFDAYIWRFVGGKPIVNELKAMSDYPTTSPESDTLSQDLRERGFKFFGSTICYAHMQATGMVNDHIVDCFRRADILSQF; translated from the coding sequence ATGAATAATCGTAGCTGCATTCGTTGCCCGTGGGTAGATCTATCGAAGCCCAAATATATTGAGTACCACGACCGGGAGTGGGGCGTGCCCCTGCACAACGATAGAACCTTCTTTGAGTTCATCACTCTGGAGTCGGCTCAAGCGGGACTGAGCTGGTATACGGTGCTACGCAAGCGTGAGAACTATCGTCATGCCTTTGATTTATTCGATCCCGAGAAAGTCGCCAGCTATAGTAAAAAAAAGATCGAACAATTAATGACAGATAAGGGAATTATCCGAAATCGCCTTAAAATCAATGCCGCTGTCAACAACGCTCAAAGGTTTCTTCAGGTACAGGAAGAGTTTGGCAGCTTCGATGCTTATATATGGCGTTTTGTTGGGGGCAAGCCGATCGTGAACGAACTCAAAGCAATGAGCGATTATCCCACAACGAGCCCCGAATCAGATACCTTGAGCCAAGATCTTCGAGAACGAGGATTTAAGTTTTTCGGTTCGACTATCTGTTACGCTCACATGCAAGCAACGGGAATGGTTAATGATCATATAGTTGATTGCTTTCGAAGGGCCGATATTCTCAGCCAGTTTTAA